The following are from one region of the Gambusia affinis linkage group LG02, SWU_Gaff_1.0, whole genome shotgun sequence genome:
- the plekhg4 gene encoding rho guanine nucleotide exchange factor 40 isoform X3 yields MDSESLDVCVQKALAAVFPPFQTSAPTLLPQVLAVVDSCYRGDGLRYLFHFLLPSKHFLQNLQQDACAPFSGLLFRHPGWPLCLHEKIVVHLCPLDPLLLHPGDFYLLLSPPAAPAACRAPVPPRLLLVSASAGGRHAEQQEVPAQTLTSIFSMAWLDAENRERERRGAAGLRRCVLSAQGDVFRVPWEDVVHPQFLSHSHGSAPSRTDGKLLPLPATPSQSAASSDDSEGEYVELTELLPPLRPAPTRFCPQKGSLTQSISLQNRTRTTPHSNTHPLTVKPSSHTLQCSRLLEENFSPSSSSSSEGCGAAGGSSMQAAAAGGEEEEAKHDRDEGLESDCAEREERLQQERRSDEEEEEVVLGRKEEVMKVDQKEEGEVIEKATGCEEYTAKDLYSENTKQMHSEDSYSERFVRKLNPEALYCKNMSDNTHTEDYCCESVTEKILPEDSYSENMSEKNKHSNSNYGYMGENRHPGGSYSEKLTKNTNLKDFYSENIKKINPEDSYCENMIQKTKHPDYQCKSITESKQSAEYYFENIALKTISASSISENETQETVTDDFYSDSTLQTQSEDSYFEIGSFQIPSESQRLNSGHVFPNNFKTEQSLFKSKDSYSEKLIQQTLPEDSYSEKQEQLDDSYSENLIQHENSYSENATQNEDSYFEDQIKHEDSYFEDPAQLTLPENSYSEKQEQLEDSYSENRTQPEDSLSTTKHLGVIYSEKQTQDSYCEDPAESGEAPPVFSGGQEDLGKEEEQIDGRRSAGHQTEGSGCEGSHIQLHINAGFGPKEPEKPLASPTQSSQSRFQSVLLGSGAVCLPGTRDRAGRVLLTVSTCSPVWSDPDCESAELLRLMRYYISTLRAEAVAMGLTVLVDARRAAPASALFSALQTLQEDSPSSIHSVLFLANKDSSLRLDKTAAAQVELLSSLKSLQRHVDLQQLPVEFGGSFSFSQSSWISFRLRVEQLSRQCSSVIHLLQETISNLQSTPLPAVAEDAEQLLSSCRAAMCSTLKDARLVLLQQEGGASLAWLRRDEVIGTAEERRAAVEAAASLYDQVDELLHRLVTLSNARTQELSFIAEFRGLERGFSQVRAWLEQEGELRLQSLNEPVDSLELLSRKQQDFKEFYAAAYERCKQGEALLSRLERWDDVSNPDLHAYEVKVHSFWAQLQDFSQRVKSTEQNMERAVQLYRFLDQAYGWALEGLRQLACVSMEDCTTPDKCCTVIGCLEDYRSKHPPIPESRFQEMKTEAGLLRGERGLRQWSFAWSKCQETENTFDRKMEAALRTRDSAHHCRSDSVVSTSSASSRKSGLWGILDASPPIPQRTPFLRRLLRSPSSFEESVRLDVCSPGFILPSSSSYFSSSSSSRRQLLRKTHSFDHPASPDTSRCGAGPRTLSEPPRRGNTGVFIRGLEVSSTEAADRTLHPRTPEQNWAGPRSPGTPGGTAGDGRPRGSKLLHIVEEMVTTEREYVRSLRYIIHHYFPEMERADLPQDLRGKRSVIFGNLEKLLDFHSQFFLRELESCWKHPLRAPHCFLRHQEQFGLYALYSKNKPKSDALLMNHGQAFFRRKQLELGDKMDLSSYLLKPVQRMSKYALLLSDLTKEVGGAQEAELTALQDATNMVKFQLRHGNDLLAMDAIRECDVNLKEQGQLIRQDEFTVWSGRKKCQRHIFLFEDLLLFSKPKKMEGGLDVFIYKHSFKTADVGLTESSGDDGLRFEIWFRRRTAKNQTFVLQAASADAKHAWTADVARILWSQAARNKEMRLKEMVSMGVGNKPFLDIQPSDAAISNRAVHYIMKPRGARTRASIAVATFDHAHPFSKAAASEAAASGPSSCSLLGPLNLHMFSPTAPPADGSFGSSCIEEDEQEQETSSQPSMTTESSGSSSRCLSGSTGSDSGCASSHLQDDPHPSSGKRHGNSDFISAEAATVV; encoded by the exons ATG GACTCTGAATCTTTGGACGTGTGCGTCCAGAAGGCGCTGGCCGCCGTCTTCCCGCCCTTCCAGACCTCGGCCCCCACCCTGCTGCCTCAGGTTCTCGCCGTGGTGGACAGCTGTTACCGTGGAGACGGCCTCCGCTACCtcttccacttcctgcttccttccAAGCACTTCctgcagaacctgcagcagGATGCCTGC GCTCCGTTCTCTGGCCTGCTGTTCCGTCATCCCGGCTGGCCTCTCTGCCTCCATGAGAAGATAGTCGTCCATCTTTGTCCTCTGGATCCGCTCCTCCTCCATCCAGGAGACTTCTACCTGCTgctttctcctcctgctgctcctgcgGCCTGCAGGGCCCCCGTCCCTCCCCGCCTGCTCCTTGTCAGCGCGTCAGCGGGTGGCCGCCATGCGGAGCAGCAGGAGGTGCCGGCCCAGACCCTGACCTCCATCTTCAGCATGGCCTGGCTGGACGCTGAGAACCGGGAGCGTGAGCGGCGCGGCGCCGCCGGGCTGCGGCGTTGCGTCCTGTCCGCCCAGGGCGACGTCTTCAGGGTGCCCTGGGAGGACGTCGTCCACCCGCAGTTCCTCAGCCACTCGCACGGCTCTGCCCCCTCCAGGACGGACGGGAAGCTCCTCCCCCTCCCAGCTACACCCAGCCAGTCAGCAGCCAGCAGCGACGACTCAGAGGGCGAATACGTGGAGCTGACCGagctgctgccgccgctgcgACCGGCGCCAACACGCTTCTGCCCACAGAAAGGATCCCTGACCCAGTCCATCAGCctccagaaccggaccagaaccactCCACACTCCAACACACACCCGTTGACCGTCAAGCCCAGCTCACACACCCTGCAGTGCTCCAGACTGCTGGAAGAGAACTTCagtccttcctcctcctcttcctcagaagGCTGCGGCGCAGCAGGGGGGAGCAGCAtgcaggctgcagctgcaggaggtgaggaggaggaggcaaaGCATGACAGAGATGAAGGTTTGGAGTCAGACTGTGCAGAAAGAGAGGAGCGACTGCAGCAAGAGAGGAGGagcgatgaagaggaggaggaggtggttctgggaagaaaggaagaagtgaTGAAAGTTGATCAGAAGGAAGAAGGAGAGGTTATAGAGAAAGCAACAGGATGTGAAGAGTACACAGCTAAAGACCTTTACTCTGAAAATACCAAACAAATGCACTCTGAGGACTCTTATTCTGAAAGGTTTGTGAGAAAACTAAACCCAGAGGCCTTGTACTGTAAAAACATGTCTGACAATACACACACAGAAGACTATTGTTGTGAAAGTGTCACAGAAAAAATCCTCCCAGAGGACTCTTATTctgaaaatatgtcagaaaaaaacaaacatagtaACTCTAATTATGGATATATGGGAGAAAATAGACATCCAGGAGGCTCTTATTctgaaaaactaacaaaaaatacaaacctgAAGGACTTTTActctgaaaatataaagaaaataaacccaGAAGACTCATATTGTGAAAATAtgatccaaaaaacaaaacacccagATTATCAGTGTAAAAGCATCACGGAAAGCAAACAATCAGCAGagtattattttgaaaatattgctCTAAAAACAATCTCTGCCAGCTCTATTTCTGAAAATGAGACACAGGAAACTGTCACTGATGACTTTTATTCTGACAGCACATTGCAGACACAGTCTgaagactcttattttgaaattggCTCCTTTCAAATACCCTCTGAGTCTCAGAGGTTAAATTCTGGGCATGTTTTCCccaacaactttaaaactgaacaaagcCTATTCAAATCCAAAGACTCTTATTCTGAAAAGCTAATACAACAAACACTACCTGAAGACTCTTATTCTGAAAAACAAGAGCAACTTGATGACTCTTATTCTGAAAATCTGATACAACATGAAAACTCTTATTctgaaaatgcaacacaaaatgaggactcttattttgaagatcAGATTAAACATGaggactcttattttgaagatcCAGCACAACTAACACTACCTGAGAACTCTTattctgaaaaacaagaacaacttGAGGACTCTTATTCCGAAAACCGGACACAACCTGAGGATTCcctttcaacaacaaaacatctgggtgtcatttattctgaaaaacaaacacaggactCTTATTGTGAAGATCCAGCAGAGTCTGGGGAAGCTCCTCCTGTGTTCAGTGGAGGGCAGGAGGACCTGGGGAAAGAAGAGGAGCAGATTGATGGACGAAGATCTGCAGGTCATCAGACTGAAG GTTCCGGCTGTGAGGGCTCCCATATCCAGTTACACATCAACGCTGGTTTTGGTCCAAAAGAACCAGAAAAACCCTTAGCTTCCCCAacccagtcctcccagtccaGGTTCCAGAGTGTGCTGCTGGGGTCTGGAGCTGTGTGCCTGCCTG GAACCAGAGACAGAGCAGGGCGGGTTCTTCTCACCGTCTCCACCTGCAGCCCTGTGTGGTCCGACCCAGACTGTGAGAGTGCCGAGCTGCTCCGCCTCATGCGCTACTACATCTCCACCCTCAG gGCGGAGGCTGTAGCCATGGGGCTGACGGTGTTGGTGGATGCTCGGAGAGCTGCTCCTGCATCTGCCCTCTTCTCTGCCCTCCAGACACTGCAG GAGGATTCGCCCAGCTCCATCCACTCAGTTCTCTTCCTGGCTAACAAAGACTCATCACTGCGGCTGgataaaactgctgctgctcag GTGGAGCTGCTGAGCTCCCTGAAGTCTCTGCAGAGACATGTGGAtctgcagcagcttcctgtAGAGTTTGGAGGCTCATTCAGCTTCAGCCAGAGCAGCTGGATCAGCTTCAGATTg AGGGTGGAGCAGCTCTCCAGGCAGTGCAGCAGCGTCATCCATCTGCTGCAGGAAACCATCAGCAACCTGCAGAGCACACCTTTACCTGCTGTTGCTGAG GATGCGGAGCAGCTGCTGTCCAGCTGCAGGGCGGCGATGTGCAGCACCCTGAAAGACGCCCGCttggtgctgctgcagcaggagggCGGGGCCTCTCTGGCCTGGCTGCGCAGGGACGAGGTGATCGGCACGGCGGAGGAGCGGCGGGCGGCGGTGGAGGCCGCGGCGTCTCTCTACGATCAGGTGGATGAGCTGCTGCACCGCCTGGTCACTCTGTCCAACGCCAGGACGCAGGAGCTGAGCTTCATCGCCGAGTTCAGGGGCCTGGAGCGCGGCTTCAGCCAG GTGAGGGCGTGGCTGGAGCAGGAGGGCGAGCTCCGTCTGCAGTCTCTGAACGAGCCGGTGGACTCTCTGGAGCTGCtgagcaggaagcagcaggacTTCAAGGAGTTCTACGCCGCCGCTTAT GAGCGCTGCAAGCAGGGCGAAGCTCTTCTGAGCCGGCTGGAGCGCTGGGACGACGTCTCTAATCCGGACCTGCACGCCTACGAGGTCAAAGTTCACTCCTTCTGGGCCCAGCTGCAGGACTTCTCCCAGCGGGTCAAAAGCACCGAGCAGAACATGGAGCGGGCCGTGCAGCTGTACCGCTTCCTGGACCAG GCCTACGGCTGGGCGCTGGAGGGCCTTCGCCAGCTGGCCTGCGTCTCCATGGAGGACTGCACGACGCCAGACAAATGCTGTACTGTGATTGGCTGCCTGGAAGACTACCGGTCAAAGCACCCTCCAATCCCAGAGAGCCGCTTCCAGGAGATGAAGACGGAGGCGGGGCTGCTGAGGGGCGAGCGCGGCCTCCGCCAGTGGAGCTTCGCCTGGTCCAAGTGTCAGGAGACCGAGAACACATTTGACAGGAAGATGGAGGCGGCGCTCCGGACTCGGGACTCCGCCCATCATTGCCGCTCCGACTCTGTCGTGAGCACAAGCTCCGCCTCCTCCAGGAAGTCCGGGCTGTGGGGAATCCTTGACGCGTCGCCGCCCATCCCACAGCGCACACCGTTCCTGCGGCGCCTGCTGCGGAGCCCCTCCTCCTTCGAAGAGTCTGTGCGGCTGGACGTCTGCTCCCCCGGCTTCATCctgccttcctcttcctcctatttttcctcctcctcttcctccaggaGGCAGCTGCTGAGGAAGACCCACAGCTTCGACCACCCGGCCTCACCCGACACGTCACGCTGCGGCGCCGGCCCTCGCACCCTCAGCGAGCCGCCGCGCAGAGGAAACACGGGCGTGTTCATCCGCGGCCTGGAGGTCAGCAGCACGGAGGCAGCGGACCGGACGCTCCATCCCAGAACCCCGGAGCAGAACTGGGCGGGTCCACGGAGCCCTGGGACACCAGGGGGCACCGCAGGGGACGGCCGGCCGCGAGGAAG TAAACTGCTGCACATCGTGGAGGAGATGGTGACCACGGAGCGGGAGTACGTCCGCTCGCTGCGTTACATCATCCATCACTACTTCCCAGAGATGGAGCGCGCCGACCTTCCTCAGGACCTCAGAGGGAAACGCTCCGTCATCTTCGGCAACCTGGAGAAGCTGCTGGACTTCCACAGCCAGTTCTTCCTCAGGGAGCTGGAGTCCTGCTGGAAGCACCCACTGAGGGCGCCACACTGCTTCCTCAGACAC CAGGAGCAGTTCGGCCTCTACGCTCTCTACAGTAAGAACAAACCCAAATCCGACGCGCTGCTGATGAACCACGGCCAAGCCTTCTTCAGG AGGAAGCAGCTGGAGCTGGGCGATAAGATGGACCTGTCGTCCTACCTGCTGAAGCCCGTCCAGAGGATGAGTAAATACGCCCTGCTGCTCTCCGACCTCACCAAGGAGGTGGGCGGCGCTCAGGAGGCGGAGCTTACCGCGCTGCAGGATGCCACCAACATGGTCAAGTTCCAGCTTCGCCACGGCAACGACCTGCTGGCCATGGACGCCATCAGGGAATGCGAT GTGAACCTGAAGGAGCAGGGTCAGCTGATCCGGCAGGATGAGTTCACGGTCTGGAGCGGCAGGAAGAAATGCCAGCGCCACATCTTCCTGTTCGAGGATCTGCTTCTGTTCAGCAAGCCCAAGAAGATGGAGGGCGGGCTGGACGTCTTCATCTACAAGCATTCCTTCAAA ACGGCAGACGTGGGCCTGACGGAGTCCAGCGGGGACGACGGGCTCCGCTTCGAGATCTGGTTCCGGAGGAGAACCGCCAAGAACCAGACCTTCGTCCTGCAGGCTGCCTCGGCCGACGCCAAGCACGCCTGGACCGCCGACGTCGCCCGCATCCTGTGGAGCCAGGCGGCCCGCAACAAAG AGATGCGTCTGAAGGAGATGGTGTCGATGGGAGTGGGGAACAAACCGTTCCTGGACATCCAGCCGAGCGACGCCGCCATCAGCAACCGGGCCGTCCATTACATCATGAAGCCCAGAG GTGCCAGAACCAGGGCATCCATCGCCGTGGCGACCTTTGACCACGCCCACCCGTTCAGCAAGGCGGCGGCCTCAGAAGCGGCAGCATCAGGACCGTCGTCCTGCAGCCTGCTGGGACCGCTCAACCTGCACATGTTCAG CCCCACCGCCCCCCCGGCCGACGGCTCCTTCGGCTCCTCCTGCATCGAGGAAGACGAGCAGGAGCAGGAGACCAGCAGCCAGCCCTCCATGA CCACCGAGAGCTCCGGCTCCTCCTCCCGCTGCCTCTCCGGCTCCACCGGCTCCGACAGCGGCTGCGCCTCCTCCCACCTGCAGGACGACCCCCACCCGTCCTCCGGAAAACGCCATGGCAACAGCGACTTCATCTCGGCT GAAGCCGCCACCGTCGTCTGA
- the plekhg4 gene encoding puratrophin-1 isoform X5 produces MAVKVQTPAVTIQSRPQDSESLDVCVQKALAAVFPPFQTSAPTLLPQVLAVVDSCYRGDGLRYLFHFLLPSKHFLQNLQQDACAPFSGLLFRHPGWPLCLHEKIVVHLCPLDPLLLHPGDFYLLLSPPAAPAACRAPVPPRLLLVSASAGGRHAEQQEVPAQTLTSIFSMAWLDAENRERERRGAAGLRRCVLSAQGDVFRVPWEDVVHPQFLSHSHGSAPSRTDGKLLPLPATPSQSAASSDDSEGEYVELTELLPPLRPAPTRFCPQKGSLTQSISLQNRTRTTPHSNTHPLTVKPSSHTLQCSRLLEENFSPSSSSSSEGCGAAGGSSMQAAAAGGSGCEGSHIQLHINAGFGPKEPEKPLASPTQSSQSRFQSVLLGSGAVCLPGTRDRAGRVLLTVSTCSPVWSDPDCESAELLRLMRYYISTLRAEAVAMGLTVLVDARRAAPASALFSALQTLQEDSPSSIHSVLFLANKDSSLRLDKTAAAQVELLSSLKSLQRHVDLQQLPVEFGGSFSFSQSSWISFRLRVEQLSRQCSSVIHLLQETISNLQSTPLPAVAEDAEQLLSSCRAAMCSTLKDARLVLLQQEGGASLAWLRRDEVIGTAEERRAAVEAAASLYDQVDELLHRLVTLSNARTQELSFIAEFRGLERGFSQVRAWLEQEGELRLQSLNEPVDSLELLSRKQQDFKEFYAAAYERCKQGEALLSRLERWDDVSNPDLHAYEVKVHSFWAQLQDFSQRVKSTEQNMERAVQLYRFLDQAYGWALEGLRQLACVSMEDCTTPDKCCTVIGCLEDYRSKHPPIPESRFQEMKTEAGLLRGERGLRQWSFAWSKCQETENTFDRKMEAALRTRDSAHHCRSDSVVSTSSASSRKSGLWGILDASPPIPQRTPFLRRLLRSPSSFEESVRLDVCSPGFILPSSSSYFSSSSSSRRQLLRKTHSFDHPASPDTSRCGAGPRTLSEPPRRGNTGVFIRGLEVSSTEAADRTLHPRTPEQNWAGPRSPGTPGGTAGDGRPRGSKLLHIVEEMVTTEREYVRSLRYIIHHYFPEMERADLPQDLRGKRSVIFGNLEKLLDFHSQFFLRELESCWKHPLRAPHCFLRHQEQFGLYALYSKNKPKSDALLMNHGQAFFRRKQLELGDKMDLSSYLLKPVQRMSKYALLLSDLTKEVGGAQEAELTALQDATNMVKFQLRHGNDLLAMDAIRECDVNLKEQGQLIRQDEFTVWSGRKKCQRHIFLFEDLLLFSKPKKMEGGLDVFIYKHSFKTADVGLTESSGDDGLRFEIWFRRRTAKNQTFVLQAASADAKHAWTADVARILWSQAARNKEMRLKEMVSMGVGNKPFLDIQPSDAAISNRAVHYIMKPRGARTRASIAVATFDHAHPFSKAAASEAAASGPSSCSLLGPLNLHMFSPTAPPADGSFGSSCIEEDEQEQETSSQPSMTTESSGSSSRCLSGSTGSDSGCASSHLQDDPHPSSGKRHGNSDFISAEAATVV; encoded by the exons GACTCTGAATCTTTGGACGTGTGCGTCCAGAAGGCGCTGGCCGCCGTCTTCCCGCCCTTCCAGACCTCGGCCCCCACCCTGCTGCCTCAGGTTCTCGCCGTGGTGGACAGCTGTTACCGTGGAGACGGCCTCCGCTACCtcttccacttcctgcttccttccAAGCACTTCctgcagaacctgcagcagGATGCCTGC GCTCCGTTCTCTGGCCTGCTGTTCCGTCATCCCGGCTGGCCTCTCTGCCTCCATGAGAAGATAGTCGTCCATCTTTGTCCTCTGGATCCGCTCCTCCTCCATCCAGGAGACTTCTACCTGCTgctttctcctcctgctgctcctgcgGCCTGCAGGGCCCCCGTCCCTCCCCGCCTGCTCCTTGTCAGCGCGTCAGCGGGTGGCCGCCATGCGGAGCAGCAGGAGGTGCCGGCCCAGACCCTGACCTCCATCTTCAGCATGGCCTGGCTGGACGCTGAGAACCGGGAGCGTGAGCGGCGCGGCGCCGCCGGGCTGCGGCGTTGCGTCCTGTCCGCCCAGGGCGACGTCTTCAGGGTGCCCTGGGAGGACGTCGTCCACCCGCAGTTCCTCAGCCACTCGCACGGCTCTGCCCCCTCCAGGACGGACGGGAAGCTCCTCCCCCTCCCAGCTACACCCAGCCAGTCAGCAGCCAGCAGCGACGACTCAGAGGGCGAATACGTGGAGCTGACCGagctgctgccgccgctgcgACCGGCGCCAACACGCTTCTGCCCACAGAAAGGATCCCTGACCCAGTCCATCAGCctccagaaccggaccagaaccactCCACACTCCAACACACACCCGTTGACCGTCAAGCCCAGCTCACACACCCTGCAGTGCTCCAGACTGCTGGAAGAGAACTTCagtccttcctcctcctcttcctcagaagGCTGCGGCGCAGCAGGGGGGAGCAGCAtgcaggctgcagctgcaggag GTTCCGGCTGTGAGGGCTCCCATATCCAGTTACACATCAACGCTGGTTTTGGTCCAAAAGAACCAGAAAAACCCTTAGCTTCCCCAacccagtcctcccagtccaGGTTCCAGAGTGTGCTGCTGGGGTCTGGAGCTGTGTGCCTGCCTG GAACCAGAGACAGAGCAGGGCGGGTTCTTCTCACCGTCTCCACCTGCAGCCCTGTGTGGTCCGACCCAGACTGTGAGAGTGCCGAGCTGCTCCGCCTCATGCGCTACTACATCTCCACCCTCAG gGCGGAGGCTGTAGCCATGGGGCTGACGGTGTTGGTGGATGCTCGGAGAGCTGCTCCTGCATCTGCCCTCTTCTCTGCCCTCCAGACACTGCAG GAGGATTCGCCCAGCTCCATCCACTCAGTTCTCTTCCTGGCTAACAAAGACTCATCACTGCGGCTGgataaaactgctgctgctcag GTGGAGCTGCTGAGCTCCCTGAAGTCTCTGCAGAGACATGTGGAtctgcagcagcttcctgtAGAGTTTGGAGGCTCATTCAGCTTCAGCCAGAGCAGCTGGATCAGCTTCAGATTg AGGGTGGAGCAGCTCTCCAGGCAGTGCAGCAGCGTCATCCATCTGCTGCAGGAAACCATCAGCAACCTGCAGAGCACACCTTTACCTGCTGTTGCTGAG GATGCGGAGCAGCTGCTGTCCAGCTGCAGGGCGGCGATGTGCAGCACCCTGAAAGACGCCCGCttggtgctgctgcagcaggagggCGGGGCCTCTCTGGCCTGGCTGCGCAGGGACGAGGTGATCGGCACGGCGGAGGAGCGGCGGGCGGCGGTGGAGGCCGCGGCGTCTCTCTACGATCAGGTGGATGAGCTGCTGCACCGCCTGGTCACTCTGTCCAACGCCAGGACGCAGGAGCTGAGCTTCATCGCCGAGTTCAGGGGCCTGGAGCGCGGCTTCAGCCAG GTGAGGGCGTGGCTGGAGCAGGAGGGCGAGCTCCGTCTGCAGTCTCTGAACGAGCCGGTGGACTCTCTGGAGCTGCtgagcaggaagcagcaggacTTCAAGGAGTTCTACGCCGCCGCTTAT GAGCGCTGCAAGCAGGGCGAAGCTCTTCTGAGCCGGCTGGAGCGCTGGGACGACGTCTCTAATCCGGACCTGCACGCCTACGAGGTCAAAGTTCACTCCTTCTGGGCCCAGCTGCAGGACTTCTCCCAGCGGGTCAAAAGCACCGAGCAGAACATGGAGCGGGCCGTGCAGCTGTACCGCTTCCTGGACCAG GCCTACGGCTGGGCGCTGGAGGGCCTTCGCCAGCTGGCCTGCGTCTCCATGGAGGACTGCACGACGCCAGACAAATGCTGTACTGTGATTGGCTGCCTGGAAGACTACCGGTCAAAGCACCCTCCAATCCCAGAGAGCCGCTTCCAGGAGATGAAGACGGAGGCGGGGCTGCTGAGGGGCGAGCGCGGCCTCCGCCAGTGGAGCTTCGCCTGGTCCAAGTGTCAGGAGACCGAGAACACATTTGACAGGAAGATGGAGGCGGCGCTCCGGACTCGGGACTCCGCCCATCATTGCCGCTCCGACTCTGTCGTGAGCACAAGCTCCGCCTCCTCCAGGAAGTCCGGGCTGTGGGGAATCCTTGACGCGTCGCCGCCCATCCCACAGCGCACACCGTTCCTGCGGCGCCTGCTGCGGAGCCCCTCCTCCTTCGAAGAGTCTGTGCGGCTGGACGTCTGCTCCCCCGGCTTCATCctgccttcctcttcctcctatttttcctcctcctcttcctccaggaGGCAGCTGCTGAGGAAGACCCACAGCTTCGACCACCCGGCCTCACCCGACACGTCACGCTGCGGCGCCGGCCCTCGCACCCTCAGCGAGCCGCCGCGCAGAGGAAACACGGGCGTGTTCATCCGCGGCCTGGAGGTCAGCAGCACGGAGGCAGCGGACCGGACGCTCCATCCCAGAACCCCGGAGCAGAACTGGGCGGGTCCACGGAGCCCTGGGACACCAGGGGGCACCGCAGGGGACGGCCGGCCGCGAGGAAG TAAACTGCTGCACATCGTGGAGGAGATGGTGACCACGGAGCGGGAGTACGTCCGCTCGCTGCGTTACATCATCCATCACTACTTCCCAGAGATGGAGCGCGCCGACCTTCCTCAGGACCTCAGAGGGAAACGCTCCGTCATCTTCGGCAACCTGGAGAAGCTGCTGGACTTCCACAGCCAGTTCTTCCTCAGGGAGCTGGAGTCCTGCTGGAAGCACCCACTGAGGGCGCCACACTGCTTCCTCAGACAC CAGGAGCAGTTCGGCCTCTACGCTCTCTACAGTAAGAACAAACCCAAATCCGACGCGCTGCTGATGAACCACGGCCAAGCCTTCTTCAGG AGGAAGCAGCTGGAGCTGGGCGATAAGATGGACCTGTCGTCCTACCTGCTGAAGCCCGTCCAGAGGATGAGTAAATACGCCCTGCTGCTCTCCGACCTCACCAAGGAGGTGGGCGGCGCTCAGGAGGCGGAGCTTACCGCGCTGCAGGATGCCACCAACATGGTCAAGTTCCAGCTTCGCCACGGCAACGACCTGCTGGCCATGGACGCCATCAGGGAATGCGAT GTGAACCTGAAGGAGCAGGGTCAGCTGATCCGGCAGGATGAGTTCACGGTCTGGAGCGGCAGGAAGAAATGCCAGCGCCACATCTTCCTGTTCGAGGATCTGCTTCTGTTCAGCAAGCCCAAGAAGATGGAGGGCGGGCTGGACGTCTTCATCTACAAGCATTCCTTCAAA ACGGCAGACGTGGGCCTGACGGAGTCCAGCGGGGACGACGGGCTCCGCTTCGAGATCTGGTTCCGGAGGAGAACCGCCAAGAACCAGACCTTCGTCCTGCAGGCTGCCTCGGCCGACGCCAAGCACGCCTGGACCGCCGACGTCGCCCGCATCCTGTGGAGCCAGGCGGCCCGCAACAAAG AGATGCGTCTGAAGGAGATGGTGTCGATGGGAGTGGGGAACAAACCGTTCCTGGACATCCAGCCGAGCGACGCCGCCATCAGCAACCGGGCCGTCCATTACATCATGAAGCCCAGAG GTGCCAGAACCAGGGCATCCATCGCCGTGGCGACCTTTGACCACGCCCACCCGTTCAGCAAGGCGGCGGCCTCAGAAGCGGCAGCATCAGGACCGTCGTCCTGCAGCCTGCTGGGACCGCTCAACCTGCACATGTTCAG CCCCACCGCCCCCCCGGCCGACGGCTCCTTCGGCTCCTCCTGCATCGAGGAAGACGAGCAGGAGCAGGAGACCAGCAGCCAGCCCTCCATGA CCACCGAGAGCTCCGGCTCCTCCTCCCGCTGCCTCTCCGGCTCCACCGGCTCCGACAGCGGCTGCGCCTCCTCCCACCTGCAGGACGACCCCCACCCGTCCTCCGGAAAACGCCATGGCAACAGCGACTTCATCTCGGCT GAAGCCGCCACCGTCGTCTGA